One genomic window of Elaeis guineensis isolate ETL-2024a chromosome 2, EG11, whole genome shotgun sequence includes the following:
- the LOC105033219 gene encoding cytochrome P450 734A1 gives MKVAMQMGSLIYCGLALLLFYMMEKLLVLVWWKPTEIQKHFRKQGIYGPLYRPVLGSLAELGKIYGQAPSAPPPQPPFQSHPCHSFLRYVFPHLPIWRENYGSVYLYWYGRSPRLSITDPELIKEMTMNPRRYTQSIQHPVVHLLLGKSIIAVGGETWATQRRLLNPFFLMETLKGLSGVVLSAIEERIERWNDLMESNKLEIEVHKEFESLAQCIIAKVIFGNDAEESLPIIQLQSQQAALSSQAVRTFYIPGSRFLPTSFNRRSKWLRQDAERRFNELIDRREWREGQKEEDWLSLMLSLKTMSRQQIIDECCTIAIAGSESTNLLLAWACVLLGVHTEWQDRAREEVHHVLKGSRPTTEILSQLKTLNMIINETLRLYPPVPFVMKKTEEETKIGNLIIPAGVDVEVPLIAVHHDRNQWGDDVYRFNPGRFAEGISKASKHPMAFMPFMQGPRICLGMNFAMIEAKIVLTMILQKFTLAISPRYKHEPVCGLTMKPGKGAHVMFHKV, from the exons ATGAAGGTAGCAATGCAGATGGGGAGTTTAATCTACTGTGGGCTGGCTCTTCTTCTGTTTTATATGATGGAAAAGCTTTTGGTCCTTGTGTGGTGGAAGCCTACTGAGATACAAAAACACTTCCGAAAACAAGGGATCTATGGTCCCCTTTATAGGCCAGTTCTTGGAAGCTTGGCAGAGTTGGGCAAGATATATGGGCAGGCCCCAAGTGCACCACCCCCGCAACCACCTTTTCAAAGCCATCCCTGCCACTCTTTCCTTCGATATGTCTTCCCTCACTTACCAATTTGGAGAGAGAATTATG GAAGCGTATATTTATACTGGTATGGCCGTTCACCTCGGCTATCGATCACAGACCCTGAATTGATTAAGGAGATGACCATGAACCCCAGAAGGTATACTCAGTCCATCCAGCATCCAGTAGTTCATCTGCTGCTGGGTAAGAGCATAATTGCAGTGGGAGGAGAAACTTGGGCCACACAGAGAAGGCTTCTCAACCCTTTCTTCCTCATGGAAACCCTTAAG GGCTTGTCAGGAGTTGTACTCAGCGCAATTGAAGAAAGAATAGAGCGGTGGAACGATCTGATGGAATCAAATAAGTTGGAGATTgaagtgcacaaagaatttgagAGTCTAGCTCAATGTATCATAGCCAAAGTCATATTTGGGAATGATGCGGAAGAAAGCCTGCCCATCATCCAGTTGCAATCCCAACAAGCTGCCCTTAGCTCCCAAGCAGTGAGAACCTTCTATATTCCTGGTTCCAG GTTTCTTCCTACATCCTTCAATCGAAGGAGCAAGTGGTTGAGACAAGATGCTGAGAGGAGGTTCAATGAATTGATCGATAGAAGGGAATGGAGAGAAGGCCAGAAAGAGGAAGACTGGCTTTCTTTGATGCTGTCACTGAAGACCATGTCTCGGCAGCAGATAATAGATGAATGTTGCACCATAGCAATAGCGGGTTCAGAGAGCACAAACCTTCTACTAGCTTGGGCCTGCGTTCTTTTGGGTGTTCACACCGAATGGCAAGACAGGGCTCGGGAGGAAGTTCACCATGTGCTTAAAGGGAGCAGGCCAACTACTGAAATCCTCAGTCAGTTAAAAACT CTGAACATGATAATCAATGAGACACTGAGGTTGTATCCACCTGTCCCCTTTGTCATGAAGAAGACGGAAGAGGAAACAAAAATTGGAAACCTAATCATCCCTGCTGGGGTCGATGTAGAGGTGCCCTTGATAGCAGTCCACCATGACAGGAATCAATGGGGCGATGATGTGTACCGATTTAATCCAGGTCGCTTTGCGGAAGGCATCTCAAAAGCATCAAAGCATCCAATGGCATTCATGCCATTCATGCAAGGGCCGAGGATATGCCTTGGGATGAACTTTGCCATGATTGAGGCCAAAATAGTTCTCACCATGATCTTACAGAAGTTCACCCTTGCCATCTCCCCTAGATACAAGCATGAACCAGTTTGTGGTCTGACTATGAAACCAGGGAAGGGGGCACATGTCATGTTCCATAAGGTATGA
- the LOC105033201 gene encoding uncharacterized protein — translation MLSWSATRWPNIFVLSTSRMEPTFTHICDLKRRTKRENNENWDLKLAQQRFNCFPLLFSYILLDPWHPSGVMARASTRLASLCLNRTAVLTRAITRSPRSESKTLSAMLEKDSSTGGKQTTVLGRRIMVLVDSKPEAKGALQWALSHAVQGHDTLVLLDVVKPKHGNRSQNGLNPRRYELLYAMKNMCQARRPEVKVEVSLVEGKERGPTIVEEARRQEVSLLVLGQRKRSATWRLVMMWARNRVKGGVVDYCVQNASCMALAVRRKSRRAGGGYLITNRRHKNFWLLA, via the exons atgctgtcaTGGTCTGCAACAAGATGGCCCAACATATTCGTACTCTCCACGTCTAGGATGGAGCCCACGTTCACGCATATATGTGACCTTAAAAGAAGAACGAAGAGAGAAAATAATGAGAACTGGGACTTAAAGCTTGCTCAGCAACGATTCAATTGCTTCCCCCTTCTCTTCTCCTACATCCTCCTTGATCCTTGGCATCCATCTGGGGTCATGGCCAGAGCTAGCACAAGGCTGGCAAGTCTCTGCCTCAACCGGACTGCCGTCCTGACTCGCGCCATCACTCGTTCTCCAAGGTCCGAGTCAAAGACTCTATCAGCGATGCTGGAGAAGGATTCGAGCACTGGAGGTAAACAAACGACTGTGCTCGGTAGGAGAATCATGGTTCTGGTAGACTCAAAACCAGAAGCAAAGGGAGCTTTGCAATGGGCACTGTCTCATGCGGTTCAGGGCCATGACACACTGGTTCTTCTTGATGTCGTGAAGCCAAAACATG GTAATCGATCTCAGAATGGATTGAATCCTAGGCGTTATGAACTGCTCTATGCTATGAAAAATATGTGTCAGGCTAGGAGACCAGAG GTTAAAGTTGAGGTCTCTCTAGTGGAAGGCAAGGAGAGAGGGCCAACGATCGTGGAGGAAGCCAGGAGACAAGAGGTTTCACTTCTAGTCCTGGGACAAAGGAAGCGTTCGGCGACATGGCGATTGGTGATGATGTGGGCGAGGAATAGGGTCAAAGGCGGGGTGGTGGACTACTGCGTCCAGAACGCTTCTTGCATGGCTCTGGCCGTCAGGAGGAAGAGTAGAAGAGCTGGAGGGGGATATCTAATTACTAATAGGCGCCACAAAAATTTTTGGCTTCTTGCTTAA